In one Oryzias latipes chromosome 13, ASM223467v1 genomic region, the following are encoded:
- the LOC101170531 gene encoding ribonuclease Oy, with translation MRRSVLPLLVTLSHALVILLPLVAMETQEEARGCRGASPPQTSEHDCAWRCIIFTLQWPGGFCASLYNQTLCRIPDTVTDWTIHGLWPLHAQRCCNCWPMFQSDVQELKDELVENWPSLLKTKSSFQFWEQEWAKHGACAACVEGFNSPQKYFQISLKLRKWFEIQRVLEDAGIAPSCERRYKVAEVQSILTPHVGDQYEIQCVLDHKDRQVWFQVKIRLSRDLTLGCPHPEAGSGPGSGPSPGHPCPPEVPFFYLPINHQKPERPCD, from the exons ATGCGCCGCTCGGTGCTGCCCCTGCTGGTCACTCTGAGTCACGCGCTCGTCATCCTGTTGCcgctggttgccatggaaacgcaGGAAGAAGCCCGGGGCTGCCGTGGCGCTTCGCCGCCGCAGACCTCCGAGCACGACTGCGCCTGGAGGTGCATCATTTTCACCCTGCAGTGGCCCGGGGGCTTCTGTGCG TCTCTCTACAACCAGACCCTCTGCAGGATCCCCGACACCGTCACCGACTGGACCATCCACGGCCTGTG gcccCTGCATGCGCAGCGATGCTGCAACTGCTGGCCCATGTTCCAGTCCGACGTCCAG GAGCTGAAGGACGAACTGGTGGAAAACTGGCCGTCCTTGTTGAAGACCAAATCAAGCTTCCAGTTCTG GGAGCAGGAGTGGGCCAAACACGGCGCGTGTGCCGCATGCGTGGAAGGATTCAACTCCCCGCAGAAGTACTTCCAGATCTCCCTGAAGCTGCGGAAATGGTTTGAAATCCAACG AGTCCTGGAAGACGCCGGAATCGCGCCGTCCTGCGAGCGACGCTACAAG GTGGCAGAGGTGCAGAGCATCCTGACTCCACATGTGGGCGACCAATATGAGATCCAGTGTGTCCTGGACCATAAG GACAGACAGGTCTGGTTCCAGGTGAAGATCCGACTGTCCCGTGACCTGACCCTTGGCTGTCCTCACCCTGAGGCCGGGTCAGGACCTGGATCCGGGCCTTCTCCAGGACATCCGTGTCCCCCTGAGGTCCCGTTCTTCTACCTTCCCATAAACCACCAGAAGCCCGAGCGGCCTTGCGACTGA